The genome window TGAAATGTCACAAACTGTAGTCATAAGGATCCAGACATTTAGAAAAAGGTGAAGAAATCCATAGAGTTGGTGTAGGCCTGTTATGAGATGTTCTTTACTTAGATTGGCTATATGAAAAAGAGTGTGGAgaaagttttaaattaaattgtactttaattgtttatattttatttatattaacatgttTAACTATATAAACTGTGACTTGAGTTCCATTCAAATCCACTCAATACATAAAAGTTATAGATTTTTGTGATACATTTCTAGACATACGTTTAATTCACATCACACTATGAACTAACATTAATGAATCATGCTTTACCATACACTTCATCTGAAACAATGTGATACATGATGCTGTCTCAATAACATTACTTAAGTAACCTCTCTTCAACAACGCGTTTCAGCATCCACCGTCCTGCAATTGGACCGCGCTAGTTGCCGTAGCTTATCGAGCGCGTCCGTGACGCAGTGGCGTCGAACGCTCAGAAGAATTTTCACACAGGCAAGATGGCGACTTCGGAGCCGGTAAGAGCGAGGGGGTTTCTTTCATTTAGGGCTTCCCGGCTACCCGAAATGGTAAAGCCGCGTCTGCCGTGTTGTGTGTAGGGCTTGTCCTGACTGTGAAATGCACAATCGAAAGATAAAGGTTTGAAATCCCGCGTGTGGCGTTCAGTCGGGTTTCGGGGTGGCAGTTGTGTGGCTGGTGACTTGAGAGACAGGGAGGGTCCGAACCGCGACAATTCCTCATTTCAAACACTCGCTGCCTGACCCGTTCGGATTACTAAATTCCTCCCACATTGTTTTTGAAGCAAATGTTGTTAGATTCTAACTGGGCTCGATGGGATGAAATGAAATCTGCAGACATATGGACACGTGTGTTCGAGGCTAACTGTGTGACTAGCAGCAGACGCTAGCGTGCGCTGTCGTGGCTGCTCAACAGATTCAAAATCCCAATGTTACACTTACGCTTAAAGAGTCTGTGTGGGATTACTGTTGGGTTTGACTCAGTGGGTAGAACTAAAATGTGTGATCGATTCGTGGTTAAAGTCAACATGTGCTGTGTGGCTTATGCCATAGTGGACAGCAGAGGGTGTATTACTTCACATTGAACTATAACGTTAAATGAATCTGACTAGGTAGTGTTTATTCTGTTGTAGTACACTACATGAAATGTGTCCTGTGCTCATAAAAATCGTCTTGCTAGACAAGGTCCCATTAGTCTAATAAGACcaacatatatacataaatcaAGGTTTGAAATCGAGATTGGACCTAAAGTATTAACGTTAGAAGTATTCTACCAATAGATCTGAATGGCAGCATTTGTTTCcgtttagcttgtttgctagcTAGCTTACCCTTAAAAAAGCTCTTTGACAGATGTTCAAAGGGGTAATATGACAGGTGCACTCTCCCACAATGTCCTATGGGTCCGTTTATGAAAAATCATGACTTGTTGAACGAATTTAAGATGCCGGTTTTTTGTGCATGTATTAAAtaagttttctttatttaagtGTCTGTGTTTTGCATTTATGCAGCAAGGAACTGAAAATGAAGAACCATGTGCTGATAGTCCTACACCCGCAGTGACAAGTCCTGAACAGTATATCAAGCATCCTTTGCAAAACAGGTATGAGAATTTACTTGAGTCTTTATTCGGAGcacatacatgtacacacataATCTGGTCTGCACTGAGTATAGCTGACACAGTTTAGTTGATATAGGTTTAGTCTAATTTTAAACACACTTGGTTCCCTGGTGATCTAACCTCAATTTATGAGAGTAATAAGATAAGTTCAGAAGTCTATGATCATAGCGTAACATCAATTTGCGTTAAAagtatgaaaaaataatttcagtATTTCTTAGTTAGTAGTTCAAGTTAGTAAGATGCTATTTTCATTGACAGCATGAAGTCCACCTGACATGGATTTCACAAATTTTGTTATACCCGTATAATGTGCTTTAATGGAGTTAAATAGTTTGTACAATGTTGTTAATATGGTCAATAACATGACATGGCAAATCTGATTATTTATAACACTCACGAATACTACGGTTTAATTTCTCTACTAATATTAAATCTTAACTGGATAGAGGTGATGCTTTTTCATTCATTGTTCTTTTCTTTCAGAATCTTTTCTATAAATGTCTAATTTACAAAACTAGTCTTGCATCTTACGATTTATAAAAGTATCACATTTGCCAgcagtgttttgtgtttggtttTCATTCTGTGCTCAAGAGTGAAATGAGTGATGCAGTGGCAGTCAGCCAGCGTGCTGCAGGGGAACGGGAAGTACTGAGCTTCTTCTTATTCCAGAGCTTTTCcctttttctctgtctttttgGTGTATTTCTGTCATATCTGGACTAGTAAGGAACTTAATTTACTGTGAAGCCTTCCTTGTCCACTCCTAGACTATCACAAGACATTTATTTAGAActcacatttgttatatttttgctaATTTGTCGGttcatttcagtgttttgttAGCGTTCTGTTCTCTCTAGTCATTTATAAATGACTGAAAGTTCAAAGTTCATCACAGGTCAAGATAACAGTATACTACACATAGCACTTTAGTATCAGTCACAGGGTGCATCTGTTATATCCCCAACATGCACTTCTGCTTTAACAAACAATAGGACCCTTCTCTTGGCTTGTTACAATGaaggtttttttattgtgtttagtgGAACTCCTTTGTTGCAGTCCTCTTTTGAATGTGTTGTATACTACTGGTTATGATTGTAACACTCACTATCATGAGAAGAATCCATATCATTAACCTAATAAAAGCTCCTTCATTTTACAAGAAGAGGGTCTTTATCTCTGTTACTCATGGCTGTTTCCAAATAAATCCATATCTACAACAATACTGAAACATTTGGTTTAAAGGAACGTTGTGTCTGATCTCTTGCATAGACACAGCTCTCTGTGAGGTTTCACATGATATTATATAAGGAGTGACATGAGGAGAGCAACCCTATGCTCACTTGTCCTGTTTTCTCTTCTGCAGATGGGCTCTATGGTATTTCAAAAATGACAAGACCAAAAGTTGGACGGAAAATCTGCGTCTCATTTCAAAGTTTGATACAGTGGAAGATTTCTGGGCGTAAGCGTTTTATCTGTCATATCTCCAAGAGGTTAATTTAAGAAACTGTTTGGGCATTTGTAGGGCAGCAGTAATTCACAAATACTTGGTTGTGTGTTCCTCCTCAGATTATATAATCACATACAAAAGCCCAGTAAACTTGGATTTGGCTGTGACTACTGCTTGTTTAAGGTAAGATCATGGTGCTTTTGTATAACCAGGCTGTAGatgtttggttgtttttgtAGCACTATTACTTATTTCATTGTGGGTTTATTTCATGAAATGACCACGGTTTATGTAGGTATGACACTGGTCACGTGAATGCAGGTTTAACCTCTGAACTGTCTAAATGCTCATAATGTCTCAGGATGGTATCAAACCCATGTGGGAGGATGATAGGAATAAACTTGGTGGAAGGTGGTTAATGACTCTCAATAAACAGCAACGACACAATGATCTAGACTGCTACTGGATGGAAacagtaagtgtgtgtgtgtggtctacCTACAGATCAAAGTTTCACTTTCCAGATATTGCATATTCTTATTCTCTTAACATGTGGTTTGCAGCTGTTGTGTTTAATCGGAGAATCCTTTGATGAGGCCAGTGAAGATGTGTGTGGAGCTGTGGTCAACGTCAGGCCAAAGGGAGATAAAATATCCATCTGGACGGGCAACTGCCAAAACAAGGAAGCGATCACCACGATAGGGTATGTTACTATgttactaataaaaaataaaacgtcaaaatgtataaagatgTCTGAAGAATTTTATTGAATTGATGTATTTATGTAACCGAGACAATGATGTCTTGTTTTTCCCATGTAGGCAACAATACAAAGAGCGTTTGAGTATCCCAGGCAAAATCCTCATTGGATACCAATCACATGACGACACCTCTAGCAAAAGTGGTTCTACAACAAAGAATATGTACTCAGTTTGAAGAAAACTCATTTCAACTCATTGTAGGTTTATAAATTACAAATTTGCATCACCTTAATACTTTTGAGTTGTCAGCTACTGTAGTGTCCTTCCtttttaagaaaagaaaaagataaaatatgtaaatgtagtgCTTTCCAGAGGATCATATGTTCAGCATCGTTACGATGTAGATCATAGGACGTCTGATTGTTTGACCCGAGAGAGAGCACCGCATCAGCAAAAGCTATTCAAGTTGAGCTAGATGTTACTGATATAATTTTAGAATCTGAGAGTTTAAAGGACTAATCGAAACTTGCCTAGTTAAAGACGTTCTGAGGCTTAGATAAAAGTAATACCATTCTTTGCTTTAACGATTCTTTCGCTCATGTGTCACGCCATGAATAGTGTTTCTCACTGTcagatgaacaaaaaaaacCCAGACTACACTAACACGGAAATTTTATGGGTCCAAACTGTTTTAACATGCTTTGGTTAGAGGTGTTTGGCATGAGAAGTAATTGCAGAGGCGCCTGCAGACTGACCATCTTAAAGGTTTGTAAAGGAATAACTTCGGTCACGCTCCAAGTTTGTAATTTGGAGGAGtagtcatttattatttcagcTATGCTGAAATTGTGGAGTCTTGCTTGTAGATCTATCTTGAACAGCTGTGTTTTCCCCTCCCTCTTATCTATTTATGATATTTGCATTGCAGTTGAACTACATAGTGAAATTTAAGCttcctttgttttctttgttttagttCAGGTTCTTGGAAATGTGGACTACTgctctctttttattttattttacagtgtctTCAATAATTGGCTGAACACACATGCATTTTAGTTTTGCTGTCACCTTTCCCTTCAAAAGAAAACTGTAGACATTTTCTAGTTTGCCACAGTCTTTGGATCAATGAAAGAAGAGAGGATActcattttgaatttattttgctcatatgtATCTTTATTATCTGTAATCCCAGGATGTATATTACCTTCTTTCAAAGTAAAGGTTATGTGCTTTGCATTAacttttgaatttgaatttttcTTAATTCTTCAGTTCATAAGCAAAAGGTATCATGCAAAAAAAGgctttaatacatattttcaagATAATCACTCGGGTGATTAGCTGAGAAACAGTTGATAGTTATTGTAATAATTTCACTGTTTTCTTTTGATCAGGCATTGGATGGGGCACCACTTATGATAAAGGAATTCAATACAGGTCCAGCTCTTGAACTTTATAGAATGTGTATATAACCTTTTCAAACACAGTCACTCATCGGTCTGGACTTTGAGTATACAGTTGAAAAGTTCAAACAAGCTCTTAGTTCTGCGGTTCTgtaaaatgcaattttgtaAATGAGATGTTATAGGCTAATGTCAGATTACCTGCCTGTGACAATTTGGGGCCTTCTCACCACATTATTAAAAGAACATGATGAAAATGAACAGTGATAGCTGCCTTTTACCGCATGCTAGAGTGGTTTGTTTAAACACAGTGGGTGTGACCGAATTAAAGAACAGGTGTTTGAATAGCACCTGAAGTACGTAAGCATTGCGTGAACCTGACCACCTAAGTGTGGTAAAAGGTTATGTCAGCTTTGTCAATCTTTTGGGTAAAGCAATTGACAGCAAAAGCAACATTTCCCAAAATTAAGTAGCATGACAAAATTAAGCATCACAATTGCAATTATAAAACAGGCTTACATTTCAGCAAGATGAAAATATAATTGAGGGAAACATTTAAAggattgtattgtttttctttaatcattttataaattaaaataaagctttGAAGAGCAAAAATCCAAGCTAAACAAATgtgataaacataaatatttaaataatgttcatacaaacatcacatttgtctaaaatgaatatatttgttGCTTGCAATGTTTGTAAAGTGCTATTTATTGATCATTCGAGGCCACTGTCTAAAGATTTTTCTTCACTTATCACAATTAACTCACAAAAACCAATgccacaaaatgcagttttataaaTTCACTTTATAATGTTTGAGTATCTGAACTAAAGACCTGATTTAAAACTGGGATTGTGCAAAAGAATTTATGATAAATCTGTaggtgtttgtttcttttatctTTCCCTATATGGATCTTATGAAACTTTCTTCACtgataaatacacattttctgACAGCAATTGATTCAAAATTATCAAGGAATTTCACAATTAGATTAAAAACGTGAAGCAAACACTGAACAACCTTTGAAACAGAATGCACTGACCAAATATATGGTAAGACATACAGTTGGATGAAAACGTATAGTTCAAAGGAAATCTGTCTCTAGATAGTATATCGCCATGTCAAATATTGCATTAATGTCCTTAAAAAATTAACACTTCAAAGTGCCATTGAGCAAAGTGTCTGGTGCCCCCTCCCAATACAGAATATCTTACTCAACAGTACATCCACTGCCTACAATAACATAGGTATGGTGAAATTTTATGAATCTATAACTGAAAAACAGTGATTTAGACATCAAGACAAAATCAAAGGTTTCTCCTCTTCTttctttgctaaaagcactgaAAGCATTGATGATGAGAAAAAGTAAAACTCCACAGCATAGCTGAGTTCATAGAGCTCCAGATTCACACTGAGAAGCCATTCAAATACAGCAGAGATGTGTTTGTAGTAGTAATCCACCTGCACGAAGAAGATGCAGTCTGATACAAGATGTCAAGATAAAGCAATTTTTGGGTCATTTTTCAATTATTacttgataaaaatgtaatcaaaattTTTACAACAATGCAGAACTTCAGATGTATTTTACTCTAGCAGTCTTTATGTACAGCAAACACTATACGATGCCTTgtaattataaggttctatctgcgtTCTGAGCAGTTTTACAGATTACaagcttcaaagtttttgcaaTCCATTTGACGTTGTagataaaacctttttgttttctaaaaagaatcccaaaatgtacacaatgtaaaGAAAAGCAACACATAATGCAAATAAGagaataacaaaatgtttgatAGAACCTGGCTTATTGCAACATATTTGAACATAAAAGGATACAAAGGATGGTGGCAGAAATCTGTATTGTTGAAGAGACAATGCGTAGCGGGTAGAGGACCCGCTCGTAGCCGGTCAGCATACATTTGCCAGTGAGGGAGGTCAGCATGGTGACgtagagacacacacacacaaagctcaGGGCAGCACCCAGATAATGCAGCATCGAAACCTCTGCttgctaaaacaaaacacaacggACCAAATCCTTTCTCATAATTACTGTAGAAGAAATCTTGTAATAACTATGTAGTAATACATTTAGAATGCtttgtcataaaaatgtatgtaaactaATAGTGAAGAGTCTATTTTaaagtttcacatttttaaagttgGTATTCTCATGTCGTGCACATTCATCATATTCTCTATACAGTACTTCTACAGGAAACAGCCTCCAACCATTACAAAGTTCATTTTGTGACCACACCTATGATaaacatgaaatgaaatgttgtgtcATACTTCTCCTGTAACACAATGTAAAGAACTTTGGCCCCCTTTATGTCCAGAATgagacaaaatattatatgtcaccctggacaacaaaaccagtcttatgggtcaattttaataaataaatgataaataagttTTCTATTGATGTAACAGGtcttagaataggacaatatctgatTGAGATACAACCATTCAAAACTCAGgtatctgagggtgcaaaaaaatctaaatattgagaaaatcacctttgaatTTGTTAATCAGGAggactgtggcaggccatccactcacaaaaataaaagtttatatatatttaatgttggAAATGTACTAAATATATTGacggaacatgatctttacataatatcctaatgatttttgtcataaaagaaaaagcgATAATTTTGAcctatacaatgtatttttgtcttttactaaaaatgttcctgtggtacttaagactggttttgtgatccagggtcacatatttgatTGTCTTGTAAATGCCAAGAACTCTATTGCGCTTTTTAAGAACTCTTCTGTGTTCaaacatttaagtatttaactagcaaataaaattaataaaaataaagtatttacaaGTGCTTACATTACAGTTCCCAGCCACAAAAGCACCAGCAGCGGACACACAGCCGATAACCATAGCGATCTTACTGAGGAGACAATTAATACCGCTCCTGTCCAGAATGTGTGCGTGatgaaaaatgcagaaaaccACGACTGTGTGGACAAAGAAAAGGCATattacaaagattttttttttaaattatgaacTGTCTCCAGACAGGTCAGTCTGAATTCACATTTATGATTCACtatcaatgttttaaatgaacaccAACATTCTGTTCAAACTTTATACGCACTAACAGTCATCTAATTCTTctattacattttacaacatttCATGACAGACAATGGTGCCAGTAATATGTAATGAACAAAATGCTCTTATATATCAAAGCTTATATAATAATTCTAAAGCAATGTcccatttattcataatttataaaCGAGAATAATACTCAAATCTAAACTTTCCtaagtttacataaatataaaagtaatataCCCACACAAAAAAGAACCAGCATTGATTGTTGCAGAGAAAAGGGAGTTTTCTGGATACTTTGTCCCACTTGAgctgcaaaataaacacaaatggaAATCATTTGGATTATACAGcgtatcatttttttatgaagaggttcatttgaaaacaaacctTATGGTGGGAACGTGAAGCAGAGTGCAGCATGTGCCCGTTTCGTTTATTAAACACGAGTTTCTGTATTCCCTGTGAAGATGTTAGAAAGCTCACAATGTTATAAGACAatagaaatatattatatttagagAATTTTGGTTGAGATCACTTTACCAGTTACTCAGTGAGCAGACATGGTTAAGACTTAATGCTATTCCATATCTGTGGAGAAAGACATaagaatatataatattataatagaCATAATCTGACTCCTATCTCTTTTCTGCTATTTCCAtataatatgtttatgtttttctgatCGCTTCCATTGTTAACCTCATTTGCTAGTccctttggattaaagcatctgctaaatgtaaatgtaagagccatttactaaaatgaacaaaccaaTTAACACTTTCACCCGTTTGCTAAACCACACCATAAGAGACAaactcatgtttttattgtctttccatcagtaaaaaaatgacaatactaAAACCAGAGCCAGGCACCTGTGCTGTGGCAGAACCTTGACATAGTTTGTTAGTTCCATTTCACTTCACTTAGAGAGGAGATGATTGTTTAATAGGTGAACCGGAACCTTTTCATAGTGTATGCGTCAGATTCATAGAAATTGCTGACTGTATGTCAAACAGTGTCAAAATATAATACTTGTAGAAACATAATGGTAATGGACAAACAACCTATAGCGAGACATATGGAGCAAGGGTATGAGTGTAAATGAGAAGTTTGCTATTACTTTTGAACTGCTGTCAGACATTCTTGATTTATAGAGAGCAAGTCAGATCACTCTTGAGCTTTTCTAATCCTGACTTCAGAAAAGTATAACGTGCCTTGACATTTATGACATCAATACTCAATCTGCTGGCCAAGTTGTTAAAATGGTTATACAACAATCGTTTGTCATATCAATTAAGTATTTGAAGCTGG of Triplophysa dalaica isolate WHDGS20190420 chromosome 11, ASM1584641v1, whole genome shotgun sequence contains these proteins:
- the si:dkey-228d14.5 gene encoding transmembrane protein 150A is translated as MGVWVFLPIVLCAISFIGCWTVYGIALSLNHVCSLSNWEYRNSCLINETGTCCTLLHVPTISSSGTKYPENSLFSATINAGSFLFVVFCIFHHAHILDRSGINCLLSKIAMVIGCVSAAGAFVAGNCNQAEVSMLHYLGAALSFVCVCLYVTMLTSLTGKCMLTGYERVLYPLRIVSSTIQISATILYCIFFVQVDYYYKHISAVFEWLLSVNLELYELSYAVEFYFFSSSMLSVLLAKKEEEKPLILS
- the eif4e1c gene encoding eukaryotic translation initiation factor 4E family member 1c; translated protein: MATSEPQGTENEEPCADSPTPAVTSPEQYIKHPLQNRWALWYFKNDKTKSWTENLRLISKFDTVEDFWALYNHIQKPSKLGFGCDYCLFKDGIKPMWEDDRNKLGGRWLMTLNKQQRHNDLDCYWMETLLCLIGESFDEASEDVCGAVVNVRPKGDKISIWTGNCQNKEAITTIGQQYKERLSIPGKILIGYQSHDDTSSKSGSTTKNMYSV